The Amycolatopsis mongoliensis genome includes a window with the following:
- a CDS encoding Lrp/AsnC family transcriptional regulator has product MGEDSRARGLDNTDRSLIALLQQDGRASFTALAKAVGLSEGAVRQRVQRLLRDDLMQIVAVTDPANVDLTRQAMVGISVDGADPRSVADKLSELSHVHYVVLCAGRYDLLAELVCRDDDHMLEVLGEEIRKIDGVSGTELFVYLKLAKQNYAWGRLTA; this is encoded by the coding sequence ATGGGTGAAGATTCACGTGCGCGCGGACTGGACAACACGGACAGATCGCTGATCGCCCTGCTGCAGCAGGACGGCCGGGCGTCGTTCACCGCGCTCGCCAAGGCCGTCGGGCTTTCGGAGGGTGCCGTCCGCCAGCGTGTCCAACGGCTGCTGCGCGACGACCTCATGCAGATCGTCGCGGTGACCGACCCGGCCAACGTCGATCTGACCAGACAGGCGATGGTCGGGATCAGCGTCGACGGCGCTGATCCGCGCTCGGTCGCGGACAAGCTGTCCGAGCTGTCGCACGTGCACTACGTCGTGTTGTGCGCCGGGCGCTACGACCTGCTGGCAGAACTCGTCTGCCGGGACGACGACCACATGCTCGAAGTGCTGGGCGAGGAGATCCGCAAGATCGACGGCGTGTCCGGGACCGAGCTGTTCGTCTACCTGAAGCTGGCCAAGCAGAACTACGCCTGGGGCCGGCTCACGGCGTAG